A genomic stretch from Moraxella nasicaprae includes:
- the thiI gene encoding tRNA uracil 4-sulfurtransferase ThiI, with translation MKFIVKLFPEIMMKSQSVRKRFIKVLTGNIHLILTRIDESVKVIRHWDFIEVRTKDESKVQAICEQLGRISGIHHFLEVEESDYTDIHDIFEQTLARYRDELIDKTFCVRVKRRGKHDFSSLDVMQYVGGGLNQHIESAKVKLTDPDVTVRIEIDQDKMLLIKARHEGIGGFPMSTQEDVLSLISGGFDSSVSSYLFMRRGSRVHYCFFNLGGQEHELGVKQMAYHLWQRYGSSHKVRFVKVDFEPVVAEILTKIDDGQMGVVLKRMMVRAASQIASRMNVEAIVTGEALGQVSSQTLTNLHIIDKASSCLVLRPLITHDKEQIVNLTRQIGTMQIAQSMPEFCGVISKSPTVKAVESKILATEEHFDFAILQHAIDTAVVEDIRKMTMPEQIVMPDIVHHIGDDDVVLDIRSPMEVDESPLSIAGVLELPFYQLAKRFGELDQNKTYLLYCQQGVMSRMQAAQLIAQGFDNVKVLQLDKTV, from the coding sequence ATGAAATTTATTGTCAAGTTGTTTCCTGAAATTATGATGAAAAGCCAGTCGGTTCGTAAGCGTTTCATCAAGGTTTTAACAGGGAATATCCATCTGATTTTGACACGCATTGATGAATCGGTCAAAGTGATTCGTCATTGGGATTTTATTGAAGTTCGCACCAAAGATGAAAGCAAAGTGCAGGCGATTTGCGAGCAGCTTGGGCGGATTTCTGGCATTCATCATTTTTTGGAAGTTGAAGAAAGCGATTATACCGACATACACGACATTTTTGAGCAGACGCTAGCACGATACCGTGATGAGCTGATTGACAAGACTTTTTGTGTGCGTGTCAAGCGTCGTGGCAAGCATGATTTTAGTTCGCTAGATGTGATGCAATATGTGGGCGGTGGACTTAATCAGCACATCGAGAGTGCCAAAGTAAAACTAACTGACCCTGATGTCACGGTACGCATTGAGATTGACCAAGATAAGATGCTGCTCATCAAGGCAAGACATGAGGGGATTGGCGGTTTTCCGATGAGCACCCAAGAAGATGTGCTTTCCTTGATTTCTGGCGGTTTTGATTCGAGCGTGTCTAGCTATTTGTTCATGCGTCGTGGCAGTCGTGTGCATTATTGTTTTTTTAATCTGGGTGGTCAAGAACATGAGTTGGGCGTGAAGCAGATGGCTTATCATCTGTGGCAACGCTACGGCTCATCGCATAAAGTGCGTTTTGTCAAGGTAGATTTTGAGCCTGTGGTGGCTGAGATTTTGACCAAGATTGACGATGGGCAAATGGGCGTGGTGCTAAAACGAATGATGGTGCGAGCTGCCAGCCAGATTGCCTCTCGCATGAATGTTGAGGCGATTGTGACGGGCGAGGCGTTGGGTCAGGTATCTAGTCAGACCTTAACCAACCTTCATATCATTGATAAAGCGTCATCATGCTTGGTATTAAGACCTCTTATCACGCACGATAAGGAGCAAATCGTCAATCTCACCAGACAAATTGGCACCATGCAAATCGCCCAATCCATGCCTGAGTTTTGTGGCGTGATTTCAAAATCGCCCACAGTCAAGGCGGTTGAAAGTAAGATTTTGGCAACCGAAGAGCATTTTGATTTTGCGATATTGCAGCACGCCATTGATACAGCTGTGGTTGAAGACATTCGCAAGATGACAATGCCAGAGCAAATCGTGATGCCTGACATTGTTCATCATATTGGCGATGATGATGTGGTGTTGGATATTCGTTCGCCGATGGAGGTGGACGAGTCTCCGCTATCCATCGCTGGCGTGCTTGAATTGCCATTTTATCAACTTGCTAAGCGATTTGGTGAGCTTGACCAAAATAAAACCTATCTTTTGTATTGCCAGCAGGGTGTGATGAGTCGTATGCAAGCAGCACAGCTCATTGCTCAGGGGTTTGACAATGTTAAGGTATTGCAATTGGACAAGACTGTCTAA
- the apt gene encoding adenine phosphoribosyltransferase, translated as MNQLELIKNSIKSIPNCPKVGVTFRDITSLLENPAAFQATVDAIVAQYQDKGITKIVGTESRGFIFGAPVALALGVPFVLVRKPNKLPRATIAQSYSLEYGEDTLEIHTDAIGADDNVLIIDDLLATGGTVDATVKLIRRLGGQVSHAAFVIWLDGLGGDERLKAVGVEPCSLVVFKE; from the coding sequence ATGAATCAACTTGAACTCATCAAAAATTCTATCAAATCTATTCCTAACTGCCCGAAAGTAGGGGTAACATTTCGTGATATTACCTCACTTTTGGAAAATCCAGCAGCATTTCAAGCAACCGTTGATGCCATTGTTGCTCAATACCAAGATAAAGGCATTACCAAGATTGTCGGTACAGAGTCTCGTGGCTTTATCTTTGGAGCTCCTGTGGCATTGGCATTGGGTGTGCCATTTGTGCTGGTGCGTAAACCAAACAAACTGCCCCGAGCCACCATCGCCCAGTCTTATTCCCTAGAATATGGCGAAGATACACTAGAAATCCATACCGATGCCATCGGTGCTGATGATAATGTACTCATCATTGATGATTTGCTTGCCACAGGTGGTACGGTAGATGCGACAGTCAAGCTCATTCGCCGTCTGGGCGGGCAGGTGTCGCACGCTGCTTTTGTGATTTGGCTTGATGGCTTGGGTGGCGATGAGCGACTAAAAGCAGTAGGAGTGGAGCCATGCTCTTTGGTTGTTTTTAAAGAGTAA
- a CDS encoding FKBP-type peptidyl-prolyl cis-trans isomerase, which yields MKLNSMFLCWCVMVGVASQVSHAKPTDDEIYAYTAVYGYLKEVATSDELKNYPEAVSQAVADAIAGKPSRYSDKQILIAMANIEQQRQQKQLEKINQNRIKGKQFLTQNAQQAGVITTKSGLQYKIIKQGNGKKPKANSVVTFHYEGRTIDGEMFDSSYVRSPMQAQLGKDLIQGLSEGLQYIRAGGEIELYIPDDLAYAQMATPLFDGGETLIFKVKLLEVK from the coding sequence ATGAAATTAAACAGTATGTTTTTATGTTGGTGTGTGATGGTTGGTGTTGCATCGCAAGTTAGCCATGCCAAGCCCACAGACGATGAGATATATGCCTACACGGCGGTTTACGGATATCTTAAAGAAGTTGCTACATCAGATGAGCTAAAAAATTATCCAGAGGCGGTAAGCCAAGCCGTTGCCGATGCCATAGCAGGTAAACCAAGCCGTTATTCTGATAAACAAATACTCATTGCGATGGCAAATATTGAACAACAAAGACAACAAAAACAGCTTGAAAAAATCAATCAGAACCGTATCAAAGGCAAACAATTTTTAACCCAAAATGCCCAACAAGCAGGCGTTATCACCACAAAATCAGGCTTGCAATATAAAATCATCAAACAAGGCAACGGTAAAAAACCTAAGGCAAATTCGGTGGTAACATTTCATTATGAAGGCAGAACAATAGACGGCGAAATGTTTGATAGTTCTTATGTTCGTTCTCCAATGCAAGCACAGCTTGGCAAAGACTTAATTCAAGGACTTAGCGAGGGTCTGCAATATATTCGGGCAGGCGGAGAAATAGAGTTGTATATTCCTGATGATTTGGCATATGCCCAAATGGCTACCCCACTGTTTGATGGTGGTGAAACCTTGATTTTCAAAGTAAAATTACTGGAAGTTAAGTAA
- a CDS encoding tetratricopeptide repeat protein has protein sequence MKLTRILSTIALACSLAISAPALADDFDTAVQYANQQNYTQAFPIFKRLAEQGDAKAQNNLGAMYRNGYGVEQDYAQAVSWYRKSAEQGFAIAQYNLGVMYEQGQGVERDYAQAVSWFRRSAEQGYAMAQYNLGVMYERGYGVKQDYAQAVSWYRKSAEQGDAKAQNNLGAMYRNGYGVEQDYAQAVSWYRKATEQGDVDAQYNLGVMYRNGYGVKQDYAQAVSWYRKAAEQGLADAQNNLGYMYSNGYGVRQSHSEAMVWYKKAYAQGGAKAAYNIAVRYANGEGVRQNKKEAKEWYGKACDLGDQAGCDEYRELNQQGY, from the coding sequence ATGAAACTTACACGCATTTTATCCACCATCGCTTTGGCGTGCAGTTTAGCCATTTCTGCCCCTGCACTGGCAGACGATTTTGATACAGCCGTGCAATATGCCAACCAACAAAATTATACCCAAGCCTTCCCTATCTTTAAACGCTTGGCAGAGCAGGGTGATGCAAAGGCTCAAAATAACTTGGGTGCGATGTATCGCAATGGATATGGCGTAGAACAAGACTACGCCCAAGCGGTGAGCTGGTATCGTAAGTCGGCTGAACAAGGATTTGCGATTGCTCAATATAATTTGGGTGTCATGTATGAGCAGGGACAAGGCGTTGAGCGAGACTACGCCCAAGCGGTGAGCTGGTTTCGCAGGTCGGCTGAACAAGGATATGCAATGGCTCAATATAATTTGGGTGTGATGTATGAAAGAGGATATGGCGTAAAACAAGACTACGCCCAAGCGGTGAGCTGGTATCGTAAGTCAGCTGAACAAGGGGATGCAAAGGCTCAAAATAACTTGGGTGCGATGTATCGCAATGGATATGGCGTAGAACAAGACTACGCCCAAGCGGTGAGCTGGTATCGTAAAGCGACTGAACAAGGGGATGTAGATGCTCAATACAATTTGGGTGTGATGTATCGCAATGGATATGGCGTAAAACAAGACTACGCCCAAGCGGTGAGCTGGTATCGTAAAGCAGCTGAGCAGGGTCTTGCAGATGCTCAAAATAATTTGGGCTATATGTATAGTAATGGATATGGCGTTCGCCAAAGCCATAGCGAGGCGATGGTATGGTATAAAAAAGCCTATGCACAAGGTGGGGCAAAAGCCGCCTATAACATTGCTGTGCGGTATGCTAATGGTGAGGGCGTGCGTCAAAATAAAAAAGAAGCCAAAGAATGGTATGGCAAAGCCTGCGATTTGGGTGATCAAGCAGGCTGTGATGAGTATAGAGAGCTGAATCAGCAGGGCTACTGA
- a CDS encoding sel1 repeat family protein, producing MKLTRILSTVALVCSLVISAPAMADDFDTAVQYFKQQNYPQAFPIFKRLAEQGNAKAQYNLGVMYRNGYGVKQDYAQAVSWYRKAAEQGLADAQNNLGYMYSNGYGVRQSHSEAMVWYKKAYAQGGAKAAYNIAVRYANGEGVRQNKKEAKEWYGKACDLGDQAGCDEYRELNQQGY from the coding sequence ATGAAACTTACACGAATTTTATCCACCGTCGCTTTGGTGTGCAGTCTAGTCATTTCTGCCCCTGCGATGGCAGATGATTTTGATACAGCCGTGCAATATTTTAAACAGCAAAATTATCCCCAAGCCTTCCCTATCTTTAAACGCTTGGCAGAGCAGGGCAATGCAAAGGCTCAATACAATTTGGGTGTGATGTATCGCAATGGATATGGCGTAAAACAAGACTACGCCCAAGCGGTGAGCTGGTATCGTAAAGCAGCTGAGCAGGGTCTTGCAGATGCTCAAAATAATTTGGGCTATATGTATAGTAATGGATATGGCGTTCGCCAAAGCCATAGCGAGGCGATGGTATGGTATAAAAAAGCCTATGCACAAGGTGGGGCAAAAGCCGCCTATAACATTGCTGTGCGGTATGCTAATGGTGAGGGCGTGCGTCAAAATAAAAAAGAAGCCAAAGAATGGTATGGCAAAGCCTGCGATTTGGGTGATCAAGCAGGCTGTGATGAGTATAGAGAGCTGAATCAGCAGGGCTACTGA
- a CDS encoding exodeoxyribonuclease III, whose amino-acid sequence MNTKINKPKSILNKKPIAMPIMDTHDDQAKPIKPKTIAKTAIGNAPKADNTKLIAITNDIIPAKSVHGDRHILRVISINVNGLRAAEKKGFFNWLATTEADVVCMQETRLTHEQWTDKFKPEGWYAHLFPAQKAGYAGTAIYSRLPIKNITTGLGFELADTQGRFITAEFDLTEFGVSEPAFISSLYLPSGSSGEDAQARKDLFLEEYKAILKRWRDDNKSVIVCGDYNIVHKKIDIKNWSGNQKASGCLPHERAWLDHIYDELGYVDTFRVVRKEADVYSWWSNRGQARAKNVGWRIDYHACSPDWKDRTVGAWVYKDEWFSDHAPVIIDYAIA is encoded by the coding sequence ATGAATACCAAAATCAACAAACCAAAATCCATCTTAAACAAAAAACCAATCGCTATGCCTATCATGGATACTCATGACGACCAAGCCAAACCCATCAAACCAAAAACCATCGCCAAAACCGCCATCGGCAACGCTCCAAAGGCAGATAACACCAAGCTCATCGCCATCACCAACGACATCATTCCAGCCAAATCGGTACATGGCGACAGACATATTCTACGAGTGATTTCTATCAATGTGAATGGCTTGCGTGCTGCCGAGAAGAAAGGTTTTTTTAATTGGCTGGCGACAACCGAAGCAGATGTGGTCTGTATGCAAGAAACCCGTCTGACTCACGAGCAATGGACGGACAAATTTAAACCCGAAGGCTGGTATGCCCATTTATTCCCTGCTCAAAAGGCAGGCTATGCAGGCACAGCGATTTATAGCCGATTACCCATTAAAAATATCACGACAGGCTTGGGCTTTGAGCTGGCTGATACACAAGGGCGATTTATCACGGCTGAATTTGATTTAACCGAATTTGGCGTTAGCGAACCTGCTTTTATTTCATCACTATATTTACCATCTGGTTCATCTGGTGAAGACGCACAAGCACGCAAGGATTTATTTTTAGAAGAATATAAAGCGATTTTAAAACGCTGGCGAGATGACAATAAATCCGTCATCGTGTGTGGCGACTACAATATCGTACATAAAAAAATCGACATCAAAAACTGGTCTGGCAACCAAAAAGCCTCTGGCTGTTTGCCACATGAGCGAGCATGGCTCGACCATATTTATGATGAATTAGGCTATGTGGATACCTTTCGTGTGGTGCGTAAGGAAGCCGATGTGTATTCTTGGTGGTCAAATCGTGGACAAGCCCGTGCCAAGAATGTGGGTTGGCGGATTGACTATCATGCCTGTTCGCCCGATTGGAAAGATAGAACAGTGGGGGCGTGGGTGTATAAAGATGAGTGGTTTTCCGACCATGCACCTGTGATTATTGATTATGCGATTGCTTAA
- a CDS encoding TetR family transcriptional regulator, translating to MSIDAKSTNREQKKRQTRQAFFNAVLDLCMSGQGYSSISLRQVTREVGVVPTAFYRHFDDMESLGKALVEDELGSALAVLREHIQLGHKRSFDRQIAKSVQLFFKAVNAQPHYWQFIASERFGGSEAVRHAIKEQITTFAKVMSEDLALQPAFEHINAYDRYLLAETSVNLSFSWIIDWLDLTYTPNFDDDEPKMSKSELEQRKKEMIHRCTRQMQMLLYGAYNWKSSEETLLDEHIAN from the coding sequence ATGAGCATTGATGCCAAATCCACCAATCGAGAACAAAAAAAACGCCAAACTCGCCAAGCCTTTTTTAATGCCGTGCTTGATTTGTGCATGAGCGGACAGGGTTATAGCTCCATCAGTTTACGACAAGTGACTCGTGAAGTGGGTGTAGTACCAACGGCTTTTTATCGTCATTTTGATGACATGGAAAGTCTGGGCAAGGCATTGGTAGAAGATGAATTGGGTAGTGCATTAGCAGTATTGCGAGAGCATATCCAGCTTGGGCATAAACGCAGCTTTGACCGCCAAATTGCCAAGAGCGTGCAATTATTTTTTAAGGCGGTTAACGCCCAGCCTCATTACTGGCAGTTCATCGCCAGCGAACGCTTTGGTGGCTCAGAAGCTGTCCGCCACGCCATCAAAGAGCAAATCACCACCTTTGCCAAAGTCATGAGTGAAGATTTGGCATTGCAGCCTGCCTTTGAACACATCAATGCCTACGACCGCTATTTGCTTGCCGAAACCAGCGTCAATCTATCATTTTCATGGATTATTGATTGGTTGGATTTGACTTATACACCAAATTTTGATGACGATGAACCCAAAATGAGCAAAAGCGAACTAGAACAACGCAAAAAAGAAATGATTCATCGTTGCACTCGCCAAATGCAAATGCTACTATACGGAGCGTATAACTGGAAATCAAGCGAAGAGACGCTACTGGATGAACATATTGCCAACTGA
- a CDS encoding DUF333 domain-containing protein — MNQSNVIGLSKSFQQVFMKNSLIILTAFALSACSVHFEPQSVQMVGISTPATEFCLKQKGFVNPTTVNGRQVNICELPNGQKMEVDAFYQTNGGR, encoded by the coding sequence ATGAACCAATCTAATGTGATTGGTTTATCCAAATCATTCCAACAGGTATTTATGAAAAATTCACTGATTATCTTGACAGCCTTTGCCCTATCCGCTTGCTCCGTCCACTTTGAACCGCAAAGCGTACAAATGGTGGGCATCTCCACCCCTGCCACCGAATTTTGTTTAAAACAAAAAGGCTTTGTCAATCCTACTACCGTAAACGGCAGGCAAGTCAATATTTGCGAATTACCAAACGGTCAAAAGATGGAAGTGGACGCATTTTATCAAACCAATGGCGGTCGCTAG
- the ychF gene encoding redox-regulated ATPase YchF gives MGFNCGIVGLPNVGKSTLFNALTKAGIAAENFPFCTKDPNTGIVPVPDPRLKQLADIVKPERVIPTSMEFVDIAGLVAGASKGEGMGNQFLANIRETDAIAHVVRCFDDDNVIHVDGRVNPLSDIETINTELALADLEAVTRAITNNSKKAKGGDKDAKAMLDVFQKIEPFLADGKPARMANLDDDEKKLIKSYGLITLKPVMYIANVAEDGFENNPHLDAVREFAKSDNAIVVPLCNQIEAEIAQLDEDEKAEFLEGMGMSEAGLDRVIRAGYELLKMQTYFTAGVKEVRAWTVPVGATAPEAAGVIHTDFERGFIRAEVIAFDDFIEYGGEKGAAAAGKNRLEGKTYIVQDGDVMHFRFNV, from the coding sequence ATGGGCTTTAATTGTGGCATTGTTGGACTTCCCAATGTGGGCAAATCCACCCTATTTAATGCTTTGACCAAAGCAGGCATCGCCGCCGAAAACTTCCCCTTTTGTACCAAAGACCCTAACACGGGCATTGTCCCTGTGCCAGACCCAAGATTAAAGCAACTTGCCGACATCGTAAAGCCTGAGCGAGTGATTCCCACCAGTATGGAATTTGTCGATATTGCAGGGCTTGTCGCTGGGGCAAGCAAAGGCGAGGGTATGGGCAACCAATTTCTTGCCAATATCCGTGAGACGGACGCCATCGCTCATGTGGTACGCTGCTTTGATGATGACAATGTCATTCATGTGGACGGACGAGTCAATCCCTTGTCCGACATTGAGACCATCAATACCGAGCTTGCCTTGGCGGACTTAGAGGCGGTTACTCGTGCCATTACCAATAACAGCAAAAAAGCCAAAGGTGGCGACAAAGACGCCAAAGCAATGCTTGATGTCTTTCAAAAAATTGAGCCGTTTTTGGCAGACGGCAAGCCTGCCCGTATGGCAAATCTTGATGACGATGAGAAAAAGCTCATCAAATCCTATGGGCTAATCACCCTAAAACCTGTGATGTATATCGCCAATGTGGCAGAAGATGGCTTTGAAAATAACCCTCATTTGGATGCGGTGCGTGAATTTGCCAAATCGGACAACGCCATTGTCGTCCCCCTTTGTAACCAAATAGAAGCCGAGATTGCTCAGCTGGACGAGGACGAAAAGGCAGAATTTTTGGAGGGTATGGGAATGAGCGAGGCAGGGCTTGACCGTGTGATTCGGGCAGGTTATGAACTTCTAAAAATGCAAACCTATTTTACCGCAGGGGTCAAAGAAGTGCGTGCGTGGACAGTGCCAGTCGGAGCGACCGCCCCAGAGGCGGCAGGGGTCATTCATACCGACTTTGAACGAGGCTTTATCCGTGCCGAAGTGATTGCCTTTGATGATTTTATAGAATATGGCGGAGAAAAAGGGGCGGCGGCAGCTGGCAAAAACCGCTTGGAGGGCAAAACCTACATCGTCCAAGATGGCGATGTGATGCATTTTAGATTTAATGTATAA
- a CDS encoding MDR family MFS transporter, which translates to MNQSVLTHFNQTIWAMLIGTFLVKTTYFMSWPFLIAILNGKAGISPIDVGIILGVSAGLSSFLGLYVGYLSDKFGRKLLMLIGCFILASSFLILIFANNFWHFFIVMALMGIGSPALEVSTKATISDSLSDKKVREFALNIRYFLINVAGAIGALMGLWLGLKNPNGLFIATCLAYVFYLLWIFKLVSPPNNTQTGQLPDLSNVITIIKNDTLFLYLLLANFLLLIVYSQFNSTLPQIMTLSLADKAVQLIVLLGVVNCATVVILQFPLLKLLENFAIGRRAQIGIFLMLIPQFLFMMIDRQNLWAWGIVFFILSVGETILFPTININIDQLAKPELRGSYFGAGSLSQLGHSAGPMLGGFMLSYYNDMAYFILTSLLCMVSIILYQGIYQRQIKAY; encoded by the coding sequence ATGAACCAATCCGTCCTCACTCATTTTAATCAAACCATCTGGGCAATGCTCATTGGTACTTTTTTGGTAAAAACCACCTACTTTATGTCGTGGCCGTTTTTGATTGCGATTTTAAATGGCAAGGCTGGCATTTCGCCCATTGATGTTGGTATTATTTTGGGTGTATCGGCAGGATTATCCTCTTTTTTGGGATTGTATGTTGGGTATTTATCCGATAAATTTGGCAGAAAATTGCTAATGCTGATTGGCTGTTTCATATTGGCAAGTAGTTTTTTAATCTTAATTTTTGCCAATAATTTTTGGCATTTTTTTATTGTGATGGCGTTGATGGGTATTGGTTCGCCAGCCTTAGAAGTTAGTACCAAAGCAACCATTAGTGATAGTCTTAGTGATAAAAAGGTGCGTGAATTTGCCTTAAATATTCGCTACTTTTTAATCAATGTTGCAGGGGCGATTGGAGCCTTGATGGGGTTATGGCTTGGACTAAAAAATCCCAATGGGCTTTTTATTGCCACTTGTTTGGCTTATGTCTTTTATCTGCTTTGGATTTTTAAATTGGTATCGCCACCAAACAATACACAAACAGGACAATTGCCAGACTTATCCAATGTGATTACTATTATAAAAAATGATACGCTGTTTTTGTATTTATTGCTTGCCAATTTTTTATTATTGATTGTCTATTCGCAGTTTAATAGCACACTACCACAAATAATGACCCTATCGCTTGCCGATAAAGCCGTACAATTGATTGTGTTATTGGGTGTGGTTAATTGTGCAACGGTCGTTATTTTGCAATTTCCTTTATTAAAATTATTAGAAAACTTTGCCATTGGCAGACGGGCTCAAATTGGCATTTTTCTAATGCTAATTCCCCAATTTCTTTTTATGATGATTGATAGGCAAAATTTATGGGCGTGGGGCATTGTCTTTTTTATATTAAGTGTTGGCGAAACCATTTTATTTCCAACCATCAATATTAACATTGACCAATTGGCAAAACCAGAACTTAGGGGCAGTTATTTTGGTGCAGGGAGTTTAAGTCAGCTTGGACATTCAGCAGGTCCAATGTTGGGTGGATTTATGCTTAGTTATTATAATGATATGGCTTATTTTATATTAACCAGTCTATTGTGTATGGTGAGTATTATTTTATATCAAGGAATTTATCAAAGACAAATCAAGGCTTATTAA